A genomic region of Pseudopipra pipra isolate bDixPip1 chromosome W, bDixPip1.hap1, whole genome shotgun sequence contains the following coding sequences:
- the LOC135404934 gene encoding olfactory receptor 14J1-like: MCYDRYVAICKPLHYGTLLGSRACAHMAAAAWATGFLNALLHTASTFSLPLCQGNALDQFFCEIPAILKLSCSHSGYLREIGLLWFTISLAFGCFVFIVFSYVQIFRAVLRIPSQQGRHKAFSTCLPHLAVVSLFVSTGMFAYLKPPSSSSPSLDLALSVLYSMVPPALNPFIYSLRNQELKDALRKMMTGCFSSAINCLVSGT, encoded by the coding sequence atgtgctacgaccgctacgttgccatctgcaaacccctgcactacgggaccctcctgggcagcagagcttgtgcccacatggcagcagctgcctgggccactggctttctcaatgctctgctgcacacagccagtacattttccctgcccctgtgccagggcaatgccctggaccagttcttctgtgaaatccctgccatcctcaagctctcctgctcacactcgggctacctcagggaaattgggcttctCTGGTTTACTATCTCTTTAGCATTTGGTTGTTTcgttttcattgtgttctcctatgtgcagatcttcagggctgtgctgaggatcccctctcagcagggacggcacaaagccttttccacgtgcctccctcacctggctgtggtctccctgttcgTCAGCACTGGTATGTTcgcctacctgaagcccccctcgtcctcatccccatccctggatctggcactatcagttctaTACTCGAtggttcctccagcactgaaccccttcatctacagcctgaggaaccaggagctcaaggatgccctgaggaaaatgatgactggatgcttttccaGTGCAATAAATTGCCTGGTTTCCGGTAcgtag